In the genome of Achromobacter sp. MFA1 R4, the window GCAGCGCCAGCCAGGCGTTGTTGCGGCTGTCGTCGTCGGTGTCGTAGCGGCGCTTGCCGTAGCGGTGCGCGAGCGAGTTGATGGTGACGGTGGCATGAAAGAGCGCGACGGTCGAAACGAAAAAGCCCCAGACCAGCATCTGCGGCCCGTCGGTGCCCAGGCCGGGCGCAACGCGCTCCAGCAGCGCGCCCAGGCCATAGCAGCCCAGGGCCAGGGCGAGCGGCACCGCCGCGTCGTAGCGGTCGAGCCAGCGCAGTTCGGCGTAGCCGCGCAGGTCCGGCACGCGCGCCAGGTCGGTGGCGAAGGCGCGGCGCGTCAGGAACCAGCCCATGTGGCTCCACCAGAAGCCATGGCGGCGCGGCGAATGCAGATCCTGTTCGCCGTCGGCATGGCGATGATGGTGGCGATGGTGGGCCGCCCACCACAGCGGCCCGCGCTGCGCGCAAGATGCGCCCAGCACGGCGAACGCGAGTTGCATGCCGCGCGAGGTGCGGAAGGTGCGATGCGAGAAATAGCGGTGATAGAACCCGGTGAGGGCGAACATGCGCAGGGCGTACAGCGCCGCCGCCAGCGCCAGCGCCGCGGGCGACACGCCGGTCCACAGCGCCCCCAGGCAGCCGATGTGCAACAACGCAAAGGGCAAGGCGCGGGTCCAGTCGATGCGATCGGGATCGCCGCCCGGCGCGTCCTGCGCCTGCGTATCGACCCAGCGCCTGATCGAAGCGGTCCAGCCTGCGAAAACGGAGCGCATCATGATGTCCTGTGTGAAACGTGTCGGGATATACGGGCGGGCGGCCGCAACGGATGCGTCGGATGCATCAGTGAAAACCCTTATTTCTGGCGCGCCGCGTTCGGGCAGGGATGGGCCACGAACGCGTCCAGGTCGTCAAGCACCGGCGCGCGCCAGCGCAGCGGGCGCGACAGCGTGCCCACCAGCAGCTTGTGGCCGAGGTCGGGGTAGGTCACCAACCTCGCGCACGCGCCGGCGGTTTGCAGGGCGGCGGCCAGGCTGGCGCTGTTGCGGCGCGGGTCGACCGTGGTATCGGCCGCGCCGGTCAAGAGCAGGCCGGGCGGCGCAGCCGCGCTGACGTGGTGGATGGGTTGCGAGTCGGGCGGCGTGTCCGGGTAGCCGAACACCGGCCGCAGCGTGCGCGAGACGATGGGCAGGAAGTCATAGGGCCCGGCCAGGCCGATCCAGCCCGCCAGCGCCGCGGGGCTGGAGCCGGCGCCGCCCAGCCAGCGCCCGTCCAGCGCCAGCATGGCGGCGATGTAGCCGCCGGCGCTGTGGCCGGCGACGAAGACGCGCCGCGGATCGCCGCCATGGTCGGCGATATGGCGCTGGGTCCAGGCGACCGCCAGGGCGGCGTCGCGCAGGAATTCCGGGTAGCCGGCTTCGGGATAGAGCCGGTAATCGACAACGACCGCGACCATGCCGCGCGCCGCCAGCGCGTCGCCGACGAAACGGTAGTCGGCCCGTTCCCCGCTGCGCCAGCTGCCGCCATAGAAGAACACCACCACGGGCGCATTCACCGCGCCGGGCGGCCGGTACACGTCCAGCCGCTGGCGCGCCAGCGGACCGTAGGCCAGTCCCGCCGAGACCCGGTGGGCGTCGTCGGGCACGGCGCCATTGAGCACCGTCAGGGGCGAACAGGCGGCCAGCAGGCCAAGGGCCAGCGCGGCCAGGACCACGATGGCAAGCAGGCCGCGCGGGCCTGCGGTAATCCAGGAAGACATGAGGGGCTCCGCAATGGAATACCCCTCTATACGTGGTCCGGCCCGCTTTGGATGCGGCTCAGATCTTGAGCACGTCGCCGCTCATGATGACCGGCCCGGTCGGTTTGCCCGACGGCGATCCGCCCGGCGGTTCAAGCGTGATGGCCAGCTTCTGTATGCCTTCCAGGCCCTGGCTGCGCCGCAGCGCCGTCTGGCCATCGGGCGCCACCACGCCGACCGATTGCGGCGCCTGCCCGGGCGGGATCACCCACAGCTCCAGCGCCTTGCCGCCGGCGCGCGAGGCCAGGTCCTGCAGGGCGTGGACATGCAGGCCGCCGCGCTCGTCGGCGCGCACCACCAGCATGGCCTGCGCCTCCGGGCTTTGCAGCACCGCCATCAATTGCGTGCGCGCGGCGCGGTCGACCTGCATCGGGTAGACCACCACCCCGGCCACCAGCACCGCCGCCAGCGCGCCGCTGAGCACGCGCCAGAAAGCCAGGCCCTGCCAGCCGCGGGCGCCGCCCGGCTTCAGGCGCGCTTCGATGGCGCGCCAGACGCGGCGCGGCGGCACGCGCGTAGGCAGCGACCACAGCAGCGGATAGATGTCGTTTTCCCAGTCGCGCACCTGGCGGCGCAGGTTGGCGTCGGCGGCCATCAGGCCCTCGAAGCGGCGGCGCGCGCCGCCCCGCATGGCGCCGGCCACGTAGTCGGCGGCCAGCCGCGCGCGCAGTTCGGGATCGCTGTAGTTCATGACAGGCACCTCTTGAGCCGGTCCATGCCGCGCCGCACCCAGCTCTTGATCGTGCCCAGCGGCGCCTGCAGGCGCCGGGCAATCTCGCTGTGGCTGAGGTCATCGAAGAAGGACAGCGCGATGGCGGTGCGTTGCTGCCCCTCCAGTTGTTTCAGGCAGTCGGCCAGGCGCTGGCCGTCCTGGTCGCGTTGCAGGCGCTCGAAGGGGCCGGGCGCGTCGTCGGCCCAGGCCTGCGTCAGCTCGCCGTCGGCGTCGGGACGCTCCAGGTCCGGCCTGCGCAGCAGGTCGATGCAGCGATTGCGCACGATGCGCGTCATCCAGGTCATGACTTGGCTCTGCTCCGAAGAATAGCGGGCGGCGTTGCGCCAGATATTGATGAAGCTGTCCTGGAGGACTTCCTCCGCCCAGTCGCTTCGCCGCAATATACGTACGGCAAGCGCAAATAGATGCGGGGACGTCTGTTGATAGAGTTCGGCCAGCGCGGATTCCTGGCCGCGGGCGCAGTCCTGTATCAATGCCTGCAGACGAAGCGGGTCGGGCATGGCGGCTATCCGGGTCACTGATGATGCGGCCGCGCGCGGGAAACCGGCGCGCGGGAGGGACGGAAGTCTTCGTGCGCATGATACAGGCAAGTCCCCCGCGCGGGCGGCGGCCATCTTTAAGGCCGGCCGCGCGCGCGGCCTGGGGTAATCCCCCATAAGCAGGGGGTGGCCGCTGGATAAGAATTCATGGTTTTCTCTCTGGTTTATTCCCACGGCCGCCTCGCATCTGGCGAGCAGTCCACATTAGGCATCAGGGGTCCCTGGCATGAAGGCGTTTTTCCACGACGATCAAAAGCTGCACCATCCGCAGACCTACTTCTCGCGCGGCAAGATGCGCACGCCGCAGGAGGTGCCCTCGCGCCTGGACGGCCTGGTGCAGGCGGCCCGCAAGCTGGGATTCGACGTGCAGGCCCCGGCCGACCACGGCGCCGGGGCGCTGGCGGCGGTGCACAGCCTGGACTACCTGCGCTTCCTGCAGGACGCCCATGAAGACTGGATGAAGCTCCCCGGAGACTGGGGCGGCGAAGTGGTGTCCAACGTCTTCGTGCGCGAACCCAACGCCCTGCGCGGCGTGCTGGCCAAGGCGGGGCGCTATCTGGCCGACGGCAGTTGCCCGGTCGGCCCGAAGACCTGGCATTCGGCATACTGGTCGGCGCAATGCGCCATCGCGGGCGCCGAGACGCTGCTGGCCGGCGACCGCCACGCCTACGCCATCTGCCGGCCGCCCGGCCACCACGCCCGGCGCGACGCCGCGGGCGGCTTCTGCTACCTGAACAACGCGGCCATCGCCGCGCAGCGCCTGACGGCCCGCTTTCCGCGCGTGGCCATCCTGGACACCGACATGCACCATGGCCAGGGCATACAGGAGATCTTTTACGCGCGCAGCGACGTGCTCTACGTGTCCATCCACGGCGATCCCGAAAACTTCTACCCGGTGGTGGCGGGCTTCGAGGACGAGCGCGGCGCCGGCGAAGGCCTGGGCTACAACATCAACCTGCCGATGCCGCACGGCTCGCCCGAATCGGTGTTTTTCGACCGGCTGGCGCAGGCCCGCCGCGCGATCGAACTGTTCCAGCCCGATGCCCTGGTGCTGTCGCTGGGCTTCGACATCTTCGAGAAGGATCCGCAGGCCATGGTCAGCGTGAGCGAAGACGGCTTCGAGCGCCTGGGCCGGGAAGTCGGCGGCCTGGTCCTGCCGACGCTGATCGTGCAGGAAGGCGGCTACTACATCGAAGGCCTGGAATCCAACGCCCGGCGATTCTTCACGGGCCTGGGCGCCGCCTGATCCGGCGCGGGCCGTCCCGCTACGCGCCGCGGCCGACCGGCAGGCGCATCGCCACGCGCCGCTGCGCGGGCAGGCCGTGGCGCGCCTCGGCCTGCAGCACCGCGTGCAATCGCGAGCCCGGCAACGCCGGGTCCGGCTGGAATCCCAGCCGCGCATACCAGGCCTCATTCCACGCGACATCGCGGAAGGTCGTCAGGGTGACGGCGTGCATGCCCGCGCGCAGGGCATGCTGCAGCGCCGCGCGCATGAGCTG includes:
- a CDS encoding alpha/beta hydrolase — translated: MSSWITAGPRGLLAIVVLAALALGLLAACSPLTVLNGAVPDDAHRVSAGLAYGPLARQRLDVYRPPGAVNAPVVVFFYGGSWRSGERADYRFVGDALAARGMVAVVVDYRLYPEAGYPEFLRDAALAVAWTQRHIADHGGDPRRVFVAGHSAGGYIAAMLALDGRWLGGAGSSPAALAGWIGLAGPYDFLPIVSRTLRPVFGYPDTPPDSQPIHHVSAAAPPGLLLTGAADTTVDPRRNSASLAAALQTAGACARLVTYPDLGHKLLVGTLSRPLRWRAPVLDDLDAFVAHPCPNAARQK
- a CDS encoding RNA polymerase sigma factor produces the protein MPDPLRLQALIQDCARGQESALAELYQQTSPHLFALAVRILRRSDWAEEVLQDSFINIWRNAARYSSEQSQVMTWMTRIVRNRCIDLLRRPDLERPDADGELTQAWADDAPGPFERLQRDQDGQRLADCLKQLEGQQRTAIALSFFDDLSHSEIARRLQAPLGTIKSWVRRGMDRLKRCLS
- a CDS encoding histone deacetylase family protein, with protein sequence MKAFFHDDQKLHHPQTYFSRGKMRTPQEVPSRLDGLVQAARKLGFDVQAPADHGAGALAAVHSLDYLRFLQDAHEDWMKLPGDWGGEVVSNVFVREPNALRGVLAKAGRYLADGSCPVGPKTWHSAYWSAQCAIAGAETLLAGDRHAYAICRPPGHHARRDAAGGFCYLNNAAIAAQRLTARFPRVAILDTDMHHGQGIQEIFYARSDVLYVSIHGDPENFYPVVAGFEDERGAGEGLGYNINLPMPHGSPESVFFDRLAQARRAIELFQPDALVLSLGFDIFEKDPQAMVSVSEDGFERLGREVGGLVLPTLIVQEGGYYIEGLESNARRFFTGLGAA
- a CDS encoding acyl-CoA desaturase, whose translation is MMRSVFAGWTASIRRWVDTQAQDAPGGDPDRIDWTRALPFALLHIGCLGALWTGVSPAALALAAALYALRMFALTGFYHRYFSHRTFRTSRGMQLAFAVLGASCAQRGPLWWAAHHRHHHRHADGEQDLHSPRRHGFWWSHMGWFLTRRAFATDLARVPDLRGYAELRWLDRYDAAVPLALALGCYGLGALLERVAPGLGTDGPQMLVWGFFVSTVALFHATVTINSLAHRYGKRRYDTDDDSRNNAWLALLTFGEGWHNNHHFYPGSARQGFRAREIDITWYGLRLLAAAGLIWDLKPVPAWALAAAKE
- a CDS encoding anti-sigma factor domain-containing protein gives rise to the protein MNYSDPELRARLAADYVAGAMRGGARRRFEGLMAADANLRRQVRDWENDIYPLLWSLPTRVPPRRVWRAIEARLKPGGARGWQGLAFWRVLSGALAAVLVAGVVVYPMQVDRAARTQLMAVLQSPEAQAMLVVRADERGGLHVHALQDLASRAGGKALELWVIPPGQAPQSVGVVAPDGQTALRRSQGLEGIQKLAITLEPPGGSPSGKPTGPVIMSGDVLKI